The region CCATGGCTGCTCGCCGGCTTCACGCAGAACGTTCAGCGCGGTTTCAACGTGCTCTTGAGCGACGCAGATAACCATGCCGACGCCGCAGTTCAGCACGCGGTGCATTTCGTTTTCGTCGACGTTGCCTTTCTCTTGCAGCCAGTCGAACACGGCCGGGCGAGTCCAGCTTGCCACGTCAACCACTGCTTGAGCGCCTTTAGGCAGCACGCGCGGGATGTTGTCGAGCAGGCCACCGCCGGTGATGTGGGCCATGGCTTTGACGGCGCCGGTTTCCTTGATCAGCTTGAGCAGCGGCTTGACGTAGATGCGGGTCGGTGCCATCAACAAGTCGGTCAGCGGTTTGCCGTCGAGCTGAATGTTTTCGATGTCTGCACCCGACACTTCGATGATCTTGCGGATCAGCGAGTAGCCGTTGGAATGCGGGCCGGACGACGGCAGCGCAAGCAGTGCGTCACCGGCAGCGACTTTGGAGCCGTCGATGATTTCCGATTTTTCCACGACGCCGACGCAGAAGCCTGCGAGGTCGTAGTCTTCGCCTTCGTACATGCCTGGCATTTCAGCGGTTTCACCACCGACCAGGGAGCAGCCGGACAGTTCGCAGCCCGCGCCAATGCCGGTCACAACCTGGGTCGCGGTTTCGACGTTGAGTTTGCCGGTGGCGTAGTAGTCGAGGAAGAACAGCGGTTCGGCGCCGCAGACCACCAGGTCGTTGACGCACATGGCAACCAGGTCGATACCGATGCTGTCGTGCTTGTTCAGGTTCAATGCCAGACGCAGCTTAGTGCCCACACCGTCGGTGCCGGAAACCAGTACCGGCTGTTTGTAGCCAGCCGGGATTTCGCAGAGGGCGCCGAAACCGCCCAGGCCGCCCATGACTTCCGGGCGCGCAGTGCGCTTGGCGACGCTCTTGATGCGTTCGACCAATGCTTCGCCGGCGTCGATGTCTACACCGGCGTCCTTGTAGCTCAGGGAGGGTTGCTTGCTCATGATCCAGGCCTTTAGGGGGGATTCAGGGGTAACGACCGAGTCCAGTGGGACCGCCGAAATAGACGAAGGCATTGGCCATACGCGAATTTCAGGGTGCCCGGCTGTTGCCGGTCTGCGAAGGCGCGCGATTTTATCAGGCTTGAGGGGCAGCGACCATCCTCGCGCCGACAGCAGGGGGCATATCAGCCAAAAAAACCGTTATTACGTGTGTTGGTGGCATCCCCCATGGCTGTATAAGGTATCGCCATTAACCGTCTATCGTTATAGCAGTACAAAAACTTACCGTGGTCGGGTGAATGTTTTGCTG is a window of Pseudomonas sp. DC1.2 DNA encoding:
- the purM gene encoding phosphoribosylformylglycinamidine cyclo-ligase, with translation MSKQPSLSYKDAGVDIDAGEALVERIKSVAKRTARPEVMGGLGGFGALCEIPAGYKQPVLVSGTDGVGTKLRLALNLNKHDSIGIDLVAMCVNDLVVCGAEPLFFLDYYATGKLNVETATQVVTGIGAGCELSGCSLVGGETAEMPGMYEGEDYDLAGFCVGVVEKSEIIDGSKVAAGDALLALPSSGPHSNGYSLIRKIIEVSGADIENIQLDGKPLTDLLMAPTRIYVKPLLKLIKETGAVKAMAHITGGGLLDNIPRVLPKGAQAVVDVASWTRPAVFDWLQEKGNVDENEMHRVLNCGVGMVICVAQEHVETALNVLREAGEQPWVIGQISTAAEGAAQVELKNLKAH